A section of the Streptomyces sp. SCL15-4 genome encodes:
- a CDS encoding SsgA family sporulation/cell division regulator, which translates to MSVVEQYARAHIVTDEEDPGAVPVVLRYDPDRDPRAVRIGLPGPHEWTFARALLERGLRVPAESGAVRVWPCGRVQAVVEFHTDDGVEVVQFESKTLLRFLRRTYTAEPVRG; encoded by the coding sequence ATGTCTGTAGTCGAGCAGTACGCGCGCGCTCATATCGTCACGGACGAGGAGGACCCGGGGGCCGTGCCCGTCGTGCTGCGGTACGACCCCGACCGCGATCCCCGCGCGGTCCGCATCGGACTGCCCGGGCCGCACGAGTGGACCTTCGCCCGCGCGCTGCTCGAACGCGGACTGCGGGTGCCGGCCGAGAGCGGCGCCGTCCGGGTGTGGCCCTGCGGCCGGGTCCAGGCCGTCGTGGAATTCCACACCGACGACGGCGTGGAAGTGGTCCAGTTCGAGTCCAAGACCCTGCTGCGGTTCCTGCGCCGGACCTACACCGCCGAGCCGGTACGCGGCTGA